The DNA region TTGCAAAAGAATGTAGCTCTTGCCTATTCTACGCTGACCAGTTATTACTTTTATTAAATCCTTGCCAATAAATGGTTCTATTCTATTGGTGTATAGAGGGCGTGATATATAAGTCTTCATATCCAATCATAATTTAATTTATCAGCAAATATAGTAAAAGTTTCAGTTACGATTGAAACTTTTGCTATATTTGTTAAGTTTGTACATTATAACCTTATATAAGTATCATCGACTATTATAATGTGACTTAAATAATTTTGTCCTATTTTTCTTTTTCACTTTTCTCTTCAGAGTCATTATACTATGGTTGTAGAAAGGAATTTATGTTGAACATTACAAGTCAATAATGGGTATAAGAATAATCTTCTATCTATCATTTCTTGCCTATGCAATCATTAAAATATTTGTGAAGGTAAAAAGAAGAATGTCATATATCAGTCATATACCTGTAATGAAAAATCATGATTGCATACAAGAATCCTTTACTGGTACATTGAATTTGCAAAATCTCAATTAAAAGACTGATCGTTATTGACATTTCATTATAGCCTTAGGCACATAGTACTTGCTTTATAATTCATTTACATTGCCAAAGGAACAATAATATTCTAATAATAAGATATTTAGATAACAAAAAATAGTATATTTTAGGTATACATAAATACATATTACTATTTTAGACACGCTTATTAATCAGTATATTATAAATTGTTATCTTTTTATTTAAGTTCTTCTTGTATTGTTATCACATTGACTATCAGTATAGTAATATTACGCATAGTTCTGCGAAGACTTTGCGGGTTTCGTACATTGGTATGCAGACACAAGAAGTGGGCATTAAACCGAATGTAAAGATCATAATGAAGCCCGATACTGAGATGCTGGAAGAGGTAATGGTGGTAGCTTTCGGTACGGCGAAGAAGTCGGCCTTTACTGGTTCGGCAACGGTCGTTAGTGCTGAAAAGCTTGAGCAGTCACAGGTGACGAGTGTCACTGATGCTTTGGCAGGTGCTGTGCCTGGTGTGACGCTGACCTCTAATAATGGTGCTCCGGGTGCGTCTGCATCTATCAAAATTCGCGGTTTCAGCTCGTTGAATGCCGGAAACGACCCTTTGATCATTGTTGACGGTGCTCCTTACAGCGGCGACCTTAGCAATATCAATCCTAATGACGTTGAGTCAATGACCGTATTGAAGGATGCTGCCTCGAATGCACTTTACGGTGCGCGCGGTGCCAACGGTGTGATTATCATCACCACTAAAAGAGCCAATATGAGTGGTGAAGCCAAAGTTACTTTCGATGCCAAGTGGGGGGCCAACACTCGCGCATTAAAGAAGTATGAGGTGATTACTGACCCTGCGATGTACTACGAAATGCATTATGGCGCAATGAAGAACTATTATATGAATCAAATGAACATGAGCGATCAAGCTGCATGGATTGAAGCAAACAATAACTTGTTTGGTTCTAACGGTGGTTTGGGTTATAATGTCTTTACTGTTCCCGAAGGGCAATATTTGATTGGCCAAAACGGCAAGCTTAATCCCTATGCTACATTGGGTAGGATAGTAAACTACAAAGGACGTGACTATCTGCTCACTCCCGATGATTGGGATAAGGTGGGTTCACGTACCGGTTTGCGTCAGGAGTATAACTTCTCGATAAGTGCTGCTAACGAGAAATCTTCTTTCTATGTTTCTTTAGGCTATTTAGGAAATGAAGGTATCACTGAAGGCTCTGACTTGAAGCGTTTGACGGGTCGTTTGAAAGCCGATTATCAAGCCAAGAAATGGATGAAGGTGGGGGCGAATATGTCGTACGCACGTTTTGACAGTAATTCATTGGGTAACAATGGATCAAGTTCTTCTACTGCCAACGTCTGGGCATTCACAACTCAGATGGCTCCTATTTATCCTGCTTATGTGCGCAATGCTGATGGCAGTATCATGCTTGACGGCAACGGTCTTGAAATGATGGACTACGGTAGCGGCATCAATGCCGGTATGCAACGTCCCTTTATTGCTGACGCCAACCCTATTCAGGATAATAAGCTTAACACCAGAAATGCGGAAGGAAATGCCCTTAGTGGTAACGCTTTTGTAGATATCACTCCGCTGCCGGGGCTGAAGGTGACACTGAATGGTACTTTTAATTTGGATGAGACACGTTTCACTTATGTGTACAACCCCTATTACGGACAGTTTGATTCTACAGGAGGTACAGTGAGCAAGTCCCACCAGCGTGATTATGATTATAACCTGCAACAGCTTGTTTCTTATGCCACTTCGTTTGGTGACAACAACTTCGACATCCTGTTAGGACATGAATATTACGATTATCGCCTATCCTATCTGG from Bacteroides sp. MSB163 includes:
- a CDS encoding SusC/RagA family TonB-linked outer membrane protein, translating into MTHSSAKTLRVSYIGMQTQEVGIKPNVKIIMKPDTEMLEEVMVVAFGTAKKSAFTGSATVVSAEKLEQSQVTSVTDALAGAVPGVTLTSNNGAPGASASIKIRGFSSLNAGNDPLIIVDGAPYSGDLSNINPNDVESMTVLKDAASNALYGARGANGVIIITTKRANMSGEAKVTFDAKWGANTRALKKYEVITDPAMYYEMHYGAMKNYYMNQMNMSDQAAWIEANNNLFGSNGGLGYNVFTVPEGQYLIGQNGKLNPYATLGRIVNYKGRDYLLTPDDWDKVGSRTGLRQEYNFSISAANEKSSFYVSLGYLGNEGITEGSDLKRLTGRLKADYQAKKWMKVGANMSYARFDSNSLGNNGSSSSTANVWAFTTQMAPIYPAYVRNADGSIMLDGNGLEMMDYGSGINAGMQRPFIADANPIQDNKLNTRNAEGNALSGNAFVDITPLPGLKVTLNGTFNLDETRFTYVYNPYYGQFDSTGGTVSKSHQRDYDYNLQQLVSYATSFGDNNFDILLGHEYYDYRLSYLGASKSKMFSQDNHELDGAVIDGQAASSYKRRRNNEGYFGRLQYNFEERIFGSASLRRDASSRFHPDYRWGTFWSVGGAWLINKESWFYAPWVQELKIKASIGSQGNDNIGDFRYTDVFDIINSDNKVGTAFYSKGTKDITWETNTNFNIGAEFQLWNRVTGSIEYYRRKTSDMLFSFSVAPSLGYSSYFDNVGNMVNSGVEMDFNVNILNTRNFTWDVNLNISTLKNRLTMLDPDKQITTEYTASGKGYKGYSSGNYFIAEDLSMFTWRMKEYAGVDEKGESLWYRNTKDEEGNVVGRETTKTYADADYYVTEESSIPKVYGGFGTKLKVYGVDFGINFTYQIGGKQYDGTYAYFMSSPSGTAGYNYHKDLLKSWTPENTGSNIPRFQLNDQYSAAASTRFLTNASFLNIQNINVGYTLPSRWTKKMAISSLRLYMSAENVFYWSKRQGFDPRQSYNETTNATYYSPMRTISGGVTFEF